A stretch of the Ktedonobacterales bacterium genome encodes the following:
- the nuoL gene encoding NADH-quinone oxidoreductase subunit L translates to MGVIDQAWLIPALPLASFVIIVFFTRVMDVRSRRVVAVPAGAANIGYPSGLAHEEAESASHEPTDQPGTHTGGHDADTSQAAHGDHRPAGSATREDGSHSAHGAGEHGGQTPFWARMSGYTSIVAVTIAWVISLIILIQFITGGSSLQANGRTISLYTWFSFSSTLNYPINFHVDSLTALMLVVVTTVSMLVQIYSQGYMEGDPGYSRFFAWLSLFTVSMLILVLADNFLVIYIGWELVGLCSYLLIGFWYERHDPPPAALKAFVTTRFGDFGFLIGILILFFNFHTFSFSAINAQAGNIDIALLTVAMILIFCGAVGKSAQFPLHTWLPDAMEGPTPVSALIHAATMVAAGVYLVARTFLIFHDHAGPQALEVVAYVGGFTALFAATIGLVQNDIKRVLAYSTVSQLGYMFVGLGVGPTNATGMFHLFTHAFFKALLFLGSGCVIHAISEQDMRKMGGLAPYMKWTAVPFLLATLSISGIPPLAGFFSKDGIIGEAYLYGQDHGGNYILYGMTLFTAGLTAFYMFRLWFLTFGGRGGRFGGFWGGEYRGEGTPHTVPFVMWGPLVALAIPTVLAGFWGWPANFPAFLTGNPAAAAFENPFTAALTWVGVAVALLGIGGAWLVYGVQAVPANALTRNALGAFVYRVLLNKYYIDEFYGWIIRYIVLGLSYAAQALDRYVIDGVVDGSAVVIRTSGNIFRRTETGRVQNYAAAIFGGALVLVIVVFFVVLKGN, encoded by the coding sequence ATGGGTGTAATAGATCAAGCCTGGCTTATTCCAGCACTCCCCTTAGCAAGTTTCGTTATTATCGTCTTCTTTACGCGAGTCATGGATGTGCGCAGCCGCAGGGTTGTGGCTGTTCCAGCAGGCGCAGCCAATATCGGCTATCCCTCTGGCCTGGCCCACGAAGAAGCCGAAAGCGCAAGTCACGAGCCAACCGATCAGCCTGGCACACACACTGGCGGCCATGACGCCGATACCTCGCAGGCTGCTCATGGAGATCACCGTCCGGCTGGCAGCGCCACACGCGAGGATGGCTCACACAGCGCGCATGGCGCGGGGGAGCATGGCGGCCAAACCCCCTTCTGGGCCAGAATGAGCGGCTATACGAGTATCGTCGCTGTCACCATTGCCTGGGTTATCTCCCTGATTATCCTGATCCAGTTCATTACCGGCGGCAGCAGCCTTCAGGCCAATGGCAGAACCATTTCCCTCTACACCTGGTTCTCCTTCAGCAGTACCCTCAACTATCCCATCAACTTCCACGTTGATTCGCTGACCGCCCTGATGCTGGTCGTCGTCACCACCGTCTCGATGCTGGTCCAGATTTACTCGCAAGGCTATATGGAGGGCGACCCCGGCTACTCCCGTTTCTTCGCCTGGCTTTCGCTCTTCACCGTCTCGATGCTCATCCTGGTGCTGGCCGATAACTTCCTGGTTATCTACATTGGCTGGGAACTGGTGGGCCTCTGCTCCTATCTGCTGATCGGCTTCTGGTACGAGCGGCACGATCCACCGCCAGCGGCCCTCAAGGCGTTCGTCACTACCCGCTTTGGCGACTTCGGTTTTCTGATTGGCATCCTGATCCTCTTCTTCAACTTCCACACCTTCTCCTTCAGTGCCATCAACGCCCAGGCTGGAAATATTGACATTGCCTTGCTAACCGTCGCAATGATCTTGATCTTCTGTGGCGCGGTGGGCAAATCCGCTCAGTTCCCGCTGCATACCTGGCTGCCGGACGCGATGGAAGGCCCAACACCCGTGAGCGCGCTGATTCACGCCGCCACAATGGTCGCTGCTGGCGTCTATCTGGTCGCGCGAACCTTCCTGATCTTCCACGACCACGCTGGCCCACAAGCCCTCGAAGTTGTCGCCTACGTGGGCGGCTTTACCGCGCTTTTTGCCGCCACCATTGGCCTGGTACAGAACGACATCAAGCGCGTGCTGGCCTACTCGACCGTGAGCCAGCTTGGCTATATGTTTGTGGGCCTTGGCGTTGGACCAACCAACGCCACTGGCATGTTCCATCTTTTCACCCATGCCTTCTTCAAAGCCTTGCTCTTCCTGGGGTCCGGCTGTGTCATTCACGCTATCTCCGAGCAGGATATGCGCAAGATGGGCGGTCTGGCGCCCTACATGAAGTGGACCGCTGTACCGTTCCTGCTGGCAACGCTCTCCATTTCCGGCATCCCGCCGCTAGCAGGCTTCTTCAGCAAAGATGGCATCATCGGTGAAGCCTACCTTTATGGTCAGGATCACGGAGGGAACTATATCCTCTATGGAATGACCCTCTTCACGGCTGGCCTGACCGCTTTCTATATGTTCCGGCTCTGGTTCCTCACCTTTGGCGGGCGGGGCGGCAGGTTTGGCGGCTTCTGGGGCGGCGAGTATCGCGGTGAAGGCACGCCGCATACAGTACCGTTTGTCATGTGGGGGCCACTGGTTGCCCTGGCAATTCCAACCGTCCTCGCGGGTTTCTGGGGGTGGCCCGCCAATTTCCCGGCGTTCCTGACCGGCAATCCAGCCGCAGCAGCATTCGAGAACCCCTTTACAGCGGCTCTGACATGGGTTGGCGTCGCTGTTGCGCTGCTTGGCATAGGAGGCGCCTGGCTGGTGTATGGCGTTCAGGCAGTTCCAGCCAACGCGCTCACACGCAATGCGCTGGGCGCTTTCGTGTACCGCGTGCTGCTCAATAAATACTATATTGACGAGTTCTACGGCTGGATCATCCGCTACATCGTGCTTGGCCTCTCCTATGCCGCGCAGGCGCTTGATCGCTACGTCATTGATGGTGTCGTTGATGGCTCAGCCGTCGTCATCAGGACCAGTGGCAATATCTTCCGTCGCACCGAAACTGGCCGGGTGCAGAACTATGCGGCAGCGATCTTTGGCGGCGCGCTCGTTCTCGTGATCGTCGTCTTTTTCGTTGTCCTGAAAGGGAATTAA
- a CDS encoding response regulator transcription factor — MRILLADDECDLLEITSTIFRLHWAQSDVLCASDGEEALGRFFDDAPDLMILDVAMPRLNGLDVLRRVRQVSNIPVILLTVKGAELDKVRGLELGADDYITKPFSHLELLARVRAVLRRAEMIAPTDRAPSFCCEAFRMNYDCREVSVAGRVIDLTPTEYNLLYLLVRNAGHILTHETLLKHVWGEEYAGELDYLKVYIRRLRGKIEPNPAHPYYILTERGLGYKFRRAAH, encoded by the coding sequence ATGCGTATCTTGCTTGCTGATGATGAGTGTGATTTGCTTGAGATTACTTCGACGATTTTCCGCCTGCACTGGGCGCAAAGCGATGTCCTGTGCGCCTCAGATGGGGAAGAGGCGCTGGGGCGATTCTTTGATGATGCGCCAGATTTGATGATTCTGGATGTGGCGATGCCGCGCCTCAATGGGCTTGATGTGCTGCGGCGTGTTCGCCAGGTGAGTAATATTCCTGTTATCTTGCTGACGGTGAAAGGGGCCGAGTTAGATAAGGTGCGCGGGCTGGAGTTGGGAGCGGATGATTATATTACCAAGCCGTTCAGCCACCTGGAACTGCTGGCGCGCGTGCGAGCGGTGCTGCGCCGGGCAGAGATGATTGCGCCGACGGATCGAGCACCTTCGTTTTGCTGCGAGGCTTTTCGGATGAATTATGATTGCCGCGAGGTGAGTGTTGCTGGCAGGGTCATCGATCTGACGCCAACGGAGTATAACCTGCTCTATCTGCTGGTGCGCAATGCCGGGCATATCCTCACCCACGAGACGCTGCTCAAGCATGTCTGGGGTGAGGAGTATGCAGGCGAACTGGATTATCTGAAAGTCTATATCCGCCGCCTGCGGGGCAAGATCGAACCAAACCCGGCTCATCCGTACTATATCCTGACTGAGCGAGGGCTGGGTTATAAGTTCCGCAGGGCAGCGCATTAG
- the hemB gene encoding porphobilinogen synthase — MPGDVMSPASKMVSEASHLSIARGEGFPGRRLRRLRRTETLRRMVRETRLSVDQLIFPLFIAETVRQPQEIASMPGQYQWPVDGLEREIASVVSLGIPAVLLFGIPAEKDEFGSQAYHPEGIVQRAIRTIKAQAPELVVITDVCFCEYTSHGHCGVVVNGEVQNDATLRLLVREALSHVEAGADMVAPSDMMDGRVGAIRAALDEHGFSQTPIMAYSAKYASGFYGPFREAAESTPQFGDRRAYQMDPPNTREALREIELDVQEGADLIMVKPALAYLDVLARAREQFDLPLAAYNVSGEYAMVKAASRNGWIDERRITMEILTGICRAGADLIITYHAKDVAAWLAER, encoded by the coding sequence ATGCCAGGCGATGTGATGTCTCCCGCCTCGAAGATGGTTTCCGAGGCGTCTCACCTTTCTATTGCGCGCGGAGAAGGTTTCCCTGGCCGCCGCCTGCGCCGCCTCCGGCGCACAGAGACGCTGCGCCGAATGGTTCGGGAAACCCGGCTTTCTGTCGATCAACTGATCTTTCCGCTGTTCATTGCGGAGACGGTGCGCCAGCCTCAAGAGATCGCTTCTATGCCGGGGCAGTATCAGTGGCCGGTGGATGGGTTGGAGCGCGAGATCGCGTCTGTTGTCAGCCTGGGCATTCCAGCAGTGCTGCTTTTTGGTATCCCTGCGGAGAAGGACGAGTTTGGTTCACAGGCTTATCATCCTGAAGGGATTGTGCAGCGGGCGATTCGCACTATTAAAGCGCAGGCGCCAGAGTTGGTCGTGATTACCGATGTGTGCTTCTGCGAATATACCAGTCATGGTCATTGCGGCGTGGTGGTGAATGGCGAGGTGCAAAATGACGCGACATTGCGCTTGCTGGTCCGCGAGGCGCTTTCACATGTGGAGGCTGGCGCTGATATGGTTGCGCCGTCGGATATGATGGATGGACGGGTTGGCGCTATCCGCGCCGCGCTGGATGAACATGGCTTTAGTCAGACGCCGATTATGGCCTATTCGGCCAAGTATGCGTCGGGCTTTTATGGCCCGTTCCGCGAAGCGGCGGAATCTACTCCGCAGTTTGGAGACCGCCGGGCCTATCAAATGGACCCACCCAATACCCGCGAGGCGCTGCGCGAGATTGAATTGGATGTGCAGGAGGGCGCAGACCTGATTATGGTCAAGCCGGCCTTAGCCTATCTGGATGTGCTGGCGCGGGCGCGCGAGCAGTTTGATCTGCCGCTGGCGGCTTATAACGTGAGCGGCGAGTATGCGATGGTCAAGGCGGCGTCCCGCAATGGCTGGATTGATGAGCGGCGGATTACGATGGAGATATTGACGGGTATCTGCCGGGCGGGCGCTGACCTCATCATTACCTATCACGCAAAAGACGTGGCGGCCTGGCTGGCTGAGCGTTAG
- a CDS encoding GNAT family N-acetyltransferase: MTESDLTTGLVIRQATFDDIPAIEALDRYGTSPLRNIHHDLQKYFGSLDPSMHERNLIFLAEADAVAVGKAELVLAPATLPTQVGYIKRVVVHPDYRGHGIAHQLMKTLIAFSRAEGISFLDLHVFEQNLPAIRLYESLGFQEGHREIYYRLHLQNEP; encoded by the coding sequence ATGACTGAAAGTGATCTGACAACGGGGTTGGTGATCCGACAGGCAACGTTCGATGATATTCCCGCAATAGAAGCTTTAGATCGCTATGGTACTTCTCCGCTTCGTAATATTCATCACGACCTTCAGAAGTATTTTGGTTCGCTTGATCCCAGTATGCACGAGCGCAACCTGATTTTTCTTGCGGAGGCTGATGCTGTGGCTGTTGGCAAGGCGGAACTGGTGCTGGCGCCAGCGACGCTGCCTACACAGGTGGGCTATATCAAGCGCGTGGTGGTTCATCCCGACTATCGGGGGCATGGCATTGCTCATCAACTGATGAAAACGCTCATTGCGTTTAGCCGCGCCGAAGGTATCAGCTTTCTTGACCTGCATGTGTTTGAGCAAAATCTTCCTGCTATTCGTCTTTATGAGTCGTTAGGTTTCCAAGAAGGGCATCGTGAAATCTACTATCGCCTTCACCTTCAGAATGAACCGTGA
- a CDS encoding HAMP domain-containing sensor histidine kinase encodes MKAPLPHSAAWVGVFVLYYALRSTWRLPGWLRWRYPAPPQLLLDLAVITILVSLSGGWASPLYLLYLGWAVALLDESSTMICLCFGGLACSAFALGVLLTPHQPFSALQITLLAEHALLLLIVALGISGIKVYIRHTKASWEAERRQWEALRQTVFSQLSHELYTPLSAISASVSLLAGGVHESRAERRDNLLRVIERNCARMNVLIDDLLALWREHHRQLECIPECLHCQSAAESVGQMLGPLLEGKRQRLVIEAEPQDVCVLGDRHRLEQILVNLLVNAQKYAPAGTAIRLTVNGQEREVLFGVHDEGTGVPLEEQGHLFEWFYRGANSQAPSRGFGIGLALAKALVVLQDGHIWVESVSGKGSAFYFTLPAVDSG; translated from the coding sequence GTGAAAGCCCCGCTGCCACATTCAGCGGCCTGGGTAGGGGTGTTTGTCTTGTATTACGCGCTGCGCTCTACGTGGAGGCTTCCTGGTTGGTTGCGCTGGCGTTACCCTGCTCCACCTCAGCTTTTGCTCGATCTGGCGGTTATTACTATCCTGGTATCGCTCAGCGGCGGGTGGGCAAGCCCACTCTATCTGCTTTATTTAGGATGGGCTGTCGCTTTGCTGGATGAGTCATCAACGATGATATGCCTTTGTTTCGGCGGGTTAGCCTGTAGCGCCTTCGCGCTCGGTGTTCTGCTGACGCCTCACCAGCCATTTTCGGCGCTGCAAATCACTTTGCTAGCTGAACACGCGCTGCTCTTGTTGATAGTTGCGCTGGGAATAAGTGGTATCAAGGTCTATATCAGGCACACGAAGGCTAGCTGGGAAGCTGAGCGCCGCCAGTGGGAGGCGCTGCGCCAGACGGTATTCTCGCAGCTTTCCCATGAATTGTATACGCCGCTAAGCGCGATTAGCGCCAGCGTTTCGCTGCTCGCTGGCGGCGTGCATGAATCCAGGGCTGAGCGCCGGGACAACCTTCTGCGGGTTATCGAGCGCAATTGCGCGCGGATGAATGTGTTGATTGATGATCTGCTTGCCCTGTGGCGCGAGCATCATCGCCAGCTTGAATGTATCCCCGAATGTCTGCATTGCCAGTCAGCAGCCGAATCCGTTGGGCAGATGCTCGGCCCGCTTCTGGAGGGAAAACGGCAGCGCCTGGTGATCGAGGCTGAGCCACAAGATGTTTGCGTCCTGGGGGATAGGCATCGGCTTGAGCAGATTTTAGTGAATCTGCTGGTCAATGCGCAGAAGTATGCTCCGGCAGGGACGGCTATCAGGTTGACGGTGAACGGCCAGGAGCGCGAAGTGTTGTTTGGGGTACACGATGAAGGGACAGGTGTGCCGCTGGAAGAACAGGGGCATCTTTTTGAGTGGTTTTATCGAGGGGCCAATAGCCAGGCTCCCTCGCGCGGCTTCGGTATTGGGCTGGCGCTGGCGAAAGCACTGGTTGTTTTGCAGGATGGACATATCTGGGTGGAGAGCGTCTCTGGAAAGGGCAGCGCGTTTTATTTTACGCTGCCTGCTGTTGATTCAGGATAA
- a CDS encoding NADH-quinone oxidoreductase subunit J: MARSDAPLARWRQTMLSVIATIAFWVIAALLVGSALAVVLRRNIVHAALFLVLVFGATSGIFILLNAEFIAIVQILIYAGAITILILFAIMLTRHSMSRQSNPANKQLWPAAIVCVLLGASIIFAMFTPGSQLHPEADSTFISTSINNVLRIGQLLYSPSGYSYVLPFEIASLVLLVAIVGAIAIGRED; the protein is encoded by the coding sequence ATGGCTCGATCAGACGCTCCGCTCGCCCGTTGGAGGCAAACCATGCTTTCTGTGATCGCCACCATAGCGTTCTGGGTTATCGCCGCGCTATTGGTCGGCTCGGCGCTGGCAGTGGTCTTGCGCCGCAACATCGTTCACGCCGCTCTTTTTCTCGTCCTCGTTTTCGGGGCGACTTCTGGCATCTTTATCTTGCTCAACGCCGAGTTTATCGCTATTGTGCAGATACTAATCTACGCGGGCGCAATTACCATTCTGATCCTTTTCGCCATCATGCTCACACGCCACAGCATGTCGCGCCAGAGCAATCCGGCGAACAAACAACTCTGGCCTGCGGCCATCGTCTGCGTACTGCTGGGAGCCAGCATCATCTTCGCCATGTTCACCCCAGGTTCGCAGCTTCATCCAGAGGCCGATAGCACATTCATAAGTACCAGCATAAACAACGTCCTTCGCATCGGGCAGCTTCTCTATAGCCCATCCGGGTATAGCTATGTACTCCCCTTTGAAATAGCCTCCCTGGTGTTGCTCGTTGCTATTGTAGGGGCTATCGCCATCGGCAGGGAGGATTAA
- a CDS encoding NADH-quinone oxidoreductase subunit N, with protein sequence MPIANNDIWLLSPELSLTILALVVIFLDLVVKRRIVVVLTALLGLAVPAGFTFALAANPPQDPHGFFNMLIVDQYAIFFKLLFLLIGAVMLLISYDYVNKYVRSAGEFYALLLLSVTGMMLMASSSELITIYISLELASIPLYVMAGLLRNDDRSAEASVKYVLLGAMSSAILLYGFALLYGLTGTTDLHGIAQATITRGFADGNILLLMAAIFVLAGFGFKISAVPFHTWAPDIYEGAPTPAVSFFSVGSKAAGFAALIRVFIDGNLGPSNGQTFVMLIAVIAVVTMTLGNVVAIVQSNVKRMMAYSSIGQAGYILVGFAASVGTNNSAGTGSALFFLFIYVLTNLGAFAGIIALSHILGTENIRDFNGLRFRNAWLAVGTSVCLLSLAGVPPMAGFIAKFFLFAAAWQQGLTWLVVIAVLNSLVSMGYYGYLVYAMFVKPPLKEERISSTPSLNTALAVSTVGIIVVTILTQFFLTQSQIGAQSLAAFLGH encoded by the coding sequence GTGCCAATTGCAAATAATGACATCTGGCTGCTCTCGCCGGAATTGAGCCTCACCATTCTGGCGCTGGTAGTCATCTTTCTCGATCTGGTCGTCAAACGTCGCATAGTAGTCGTTCTAACGGCCCTGCTGGGGCTGGCCGTTCCCGCTGGCTTCACCTTTGCGCTGGCGGCGAACCCTCCGCAAGACCCGCATGGCTTCTTTAACATGCTTATCGTCGATCAGTATGCTATCTTTTTCAAGCTGCTCTTCTTGCTGATCGGGGCGGTCATGCTGCTTATCTCCTATGACTACGTGAACAAATACGTCCGTTCGGCTGGCGAGTTCTACGCGCTCTTGCTGCTCTCCGTCACTGGCATGATGCTCATGGCAAGCAGCAGCGAACTCATCACCATCTACATCTCACTGGAACTTGCCAGCATACCGCTTTATGTCATGGCTGGCTTGCTGCGTAACGATGATCGCTCTGCTGAAGCCTCCGTCAAATATGTCCTTCTGGGCGCTATGTCTTCGGCCATCCTGCTTTACGGCTTTGCGCTGCTTTATGGGCTGACCGGCACAACCGATCTTCACGGCATTGCTCAGGCCACGATCACCAGGGGCTTTGCCGACGGTAACATTCTCCTGCTCATGGCGGCTATATTCGTGCTGGCCGGTTTTGGCTTTAAAATCTCGGCGGTCCCTTTCCATACCTGGGCGCCCGACATCTACGAGGGCGCACCCACTCCGGCAGTCAGCTTCTTCTCAGTCGGGTCAAAGGCGGCTGGCTTTGCGGCCCTGATTCGCGTCTTCATTGATGGAAACCTGGGGCCATCTAACGGCCAGACCTTTGTTATGCTCATCGCAGTCATCGCCGTCGTAACCATGACGCTCGGCAACGTGGTCGCCATTGTCCAATCAAACGTAAAGCGCATGATGGCCTATTCCAGCATCGGCCAGGCTGGCTACATACTGGTTGGTTTCGCCGCCAGCGTTGGCACAAACAACTCTGCTGGGACGGGCAGCGCGCTCTTCTTCCTCTTTATCTATGTCCTCACCAACCTGGGCGCTTTCGCTGGCATCATCGCGCTGAGTCACATCCTCGGCACAGAGAATATCCGCGACTTCAACGGACTGCGCTTCAGAAACGCCTGGCTCGCTGTAGGAACGTCTGTCTGCCTGCTCTCGCTGGCGGGCGTACCCCCAATGGCCGGATTCATCGCCAAATTCTTCCTCTTTGCCGCTGCCTGGCAGCAAGGACTGACCTGGCTGGTAGTCATCGCCGTTCTCAATAGCCTGGTCTCGATGGGATACTACGGGTACCTCGTTTACGCCATGTTTGTAAAGCCCCCGCTGAAAGAGGAGCGTATTAGCAGCACGCCTTCTCTGAACACGGCTCTGGCCGTTTCTACGGTGGGCATTATCGTAGTCACCATCCTGACCCAGTTCTTCCTCACCCAGTCCCAGATTGGCGCTCAGAGTTTGGCAGCCTTCCTGGGTCACTAG
- the nuoK gene encoding NADH-quinone oxidoreductase subunit NuoK — protein MTPFVSGDIGSIFYPLTLGHFLVLGAVLFCIGLFGALTRRNAVAVLMSIEIMLNAVNVTLVAFAYFNKPTANLLTGQIFAIFIITVAAAEAAVALAAIIAIYRRRNTIDVSDINMMKW, from the coding sequence ATGACCCCGTTTGTTTCAGGTGATATTGGTTCCATCTTCTATCCCCTTACGCTGGGGCATTTTCTGGTCCTGGGAGCAGTGCTATTCTGCATCGGGCTTTTTGGCGCGCTCACCCGCCGCAATGCCGTTGCCGTGTTGATGAGCATCGAAATTATGCTCAACGCCGTCAACGTCACACTGGTAGCTTTCGCCTATTTCAATAAGCCAACTGCGAACCTTCTTACCGGACAAATCTTCGCCATCTTTATTATCACTGTTGCGGCAGCCGAGGCAGCGGTGGCGTTAGCCGCCATTATCGCTATCTACCGACGGCGCAACACCATTGATGTCAGCGACATCAACATGATGAAATGGTAA
- a CDS encoding glucose 1-dehydrogenase — protein sequence MQLAGKVALVTGGSLGIGEAIARAFGREGAHITVDYFHHREPAEHVCREIGHGRAIAVQADVSKVADIERLVQTTVEKFGRLDILVNNAGIEMPTPFLEVTEEQWDQQLAVDLKGPFFVAQAAARQMIKHKKGKIINISSVHEDLPMPGNAAYCAAKGGLRMLIRTLADELAPHHINVVGIGPGAIATPINKHTLEDPQKVQALLSTIPLGRIGKPEDVAGLAVWLASDAADYVTGTTFFIDGGLMVHAGSL from the coding sequence ATGCAGCTTGCAGGAAAAGTGGCGTTGGTCACAGGAGGCTCGCTAGGTATCGGCGAAGCGATTGCGCGCGCTTTTGGCCGCGAAGGCGCTCACATCACGGTTGACTACTTTCACCATCGGGAACCAGCCGAGCATGTATGCCGGGAGATCGGACACGGACGCGCTATCGCCGTTCAAGCCGATGTCAGCAAAGTTGCCGACATCGAACGTCTGGTGCAGACAACAGTTGAGAAATTTGGGCGGCTGGATATTTTAGTAAACAATGCTGGTATTGAAATGCCCACACCCTTTCTCGAAGTCACTGAAGAACAATGGGACCAACAGCTTGCGGTAGACTTGAAAGGCCCGTTCTTTGTTGCCCAGGCTGCCGCGCGCCAGATGATAAAACACAAGAAGGGCAAAATCATCAACATCTCATCCGTTCACGAAGACCTGCCCATGCCTGGCAACGCCGCGTATTGCGCGGCAAAGGGCGGCTTACGCATGCTCATCCGCACTTTAGCCGACGAGCTAGCCCCGCATCACATCAATGTCGTTGGCATCGGCCCTGGCGCTATCGCCACCCCGATTAACAAACACACTCTGGAAGACCCCCAGAAGGTCCAGGCCCTCTTGAGTACCATTCCGCTGGGGCGCATCGGCAAGCCGGAAGATGTAGCAGGACTGGCCGTCTGGCTGGCATCAGACGCGGCAGATTACGTAACCGGGACCACCTTCTTCATTGACGGCGGTCTGATGGTCCACGCCGGCAGCCTATAG
- a CDS encoding NADH-quinone oxidoreductase subunit M, which produces MQTQFHLLLTLIVFLPAAGAIGLFLIPGKRNDLAKWAAAIVSGLVFVLTLALLFGQQWDNTSIASSSTLRWVDFSPWINIQLGSSFQFKVDYFLGADGLSLPMIILNGLLSFLAVIGSWHIEKRTKDYMALILLLETGVMGVFCALDLILFFLFWEVELIPMFLLIAVWGGLRREYAAWKFLLYTLLGSSIMLAGILLLYFEQGAQTGTYTANMILLSQSTHQLVGFLSLGPIQITAQLLAFLLIFFGFAVKIPMFPFHTWLPDAHTEAPTAVSVLLAGVLLKMGAYGLIRICLGFFPFAAHDLAWWLGGLAAVNILYGAGVSMIQSDMKKMIAYSSVSHMGYVLLGVAAAAAAAGDPSLFAFQQAALTGAALQMFTHGSITGLLFFCVGVLYEKAHTREIDIFGGIAQRMPRLITIYTIACLASLGLPALSGFVAEYLVFTGSFPILTTWTILGAFGIVLTAGYLLWMLKRAFYGPLNAKWAALTDATNLEVAPLVALVAVILLFGIFPGLIVNIIQPSVSQIIHTLAVIAH; this is translated from the coding sequence GTGCAAACACAATTTCACTTACTTCTCACGTTAATTGTCTTTCTCCCCGCTGCCGGAGCGATTGGGCTATTTCTGATACCTGGCAAGCGGAACGACCTGGCAAAGTGGGCAGCAGCTATCGTGTCAGGGCTGGTTTTTGTCCTGACGCTTGCCCTCCTCTTTGGACAGCAATGGGATAACACCAGCATTGCCAGTTCAAGTACGTTGCGCTGGGTTGATTTTAGCCCCTGGATAAACATCCAGCTTGGCTCCAGCTTCCAGTTCAAGGTGGATTATTTCCTGGGGGCAGATGGCCTCAGCCTCCCAATGATTATCCTGAATGGCCTGCTCAGCTTTCTGGCTGTGATCGGCTCCTGGCATATTGAAAAGCGTACCAAAGACTATATGGCCCTGATCCTTCTGCTGGAAACGGGCGTGATGGGCGTTTTCTGTGCGCTCGACCTCATCCTCTTCTTCCTCTTCTGGGAAGTCGAGTTGATCCCCATGTTCCTGTTGATCGCTGTCTGGGGCGGCCTGCGCCGCGAGTACGCCGCCTGGAAGTTCCTGCTGTACACCCTGCTGGGCAGCTCAATCATGCTGGCGGGTATCCTGCTGCTCTATTTCGAGCAGGGCGCTCAGACCGGAACCTATACCGCCAACATGATCCTGCTTTCCCAGTCAACCCATCAATTGGTCGGTTTCCTGTCGCTGGGGCCGATCCAGATCACCGCGCAGTTGCTGGCGTTTCTGCTCATTTTCTTTGGTTTCGCTGTCAAAATCCCAATGTTCCCATTCCATACCTGGCTCCCCGACGCCCATACCGAAGCGCCGACCGCCGTCAGTGTGCTGCTGGCGGGCGTGCTGCTGAAGATGGGCGCTTATGGCTTGATTCGCATCTGCCTCGGCTTTTTCCCGTTTGCCGCGCACGATCTCGCCTGGTGGCTTGGTGGTCTGGCCGCTGTCAACATCCTCTATGGCGCGGGTGTCTCGATGATTCAGAGCGACATGAAGAAGATGATCGCCTACTCCAGTGTCAGCCATATGGGCTATGTTTTGCTGGGCGTAGCGGCAGCCGCAGCCGCAGCGGGCGACCCCAGCCTCTTCGCTTTTCAGCAAGCCGCGCTGACCGGCGCAGCCCTCCAGATGTTCACACATGGCAGTATCACGGGCCTGCTCTTCTTCTGCGTCGGTGTACTCTATGAGAAAGCCCATACGCGCGAGATTGACATCTTTGGCGGCATCGCGCAGCGTATGCCCAGGTTGATCACCATCTACACGATTGCCTGTCTCGCCTCGCTAGGTCTGCCCGCGCTCAGCGGCTTCGTTGCCGAATATCTCGTCTTTACCGGAAGTTTCCCGATCCTGACAACCTGGACCATTCTTGGCGCTTTCGGCATCGTTCTCACGGCGGGCTATCTGCTCTGGATGCTCAAGCGCGCCTTCTATGGTCCGCTTAACGCGAAATGGGCGGCGCTGACTGATGCCACCAACCTGGAGGTAGCGCCGCTGGTCGCGCTGGTCGCGGTCATCCTGCTCTTCGGCATCTTCCCTGGGCTTATCGTCAATATTATTCAGCCAAGCGTCAGCCAGATTATTCATACCCTGGCGGTTATCGCTCATTAA